A region of the Yarrowia lipolytica chromosome 1C, complete sequence genome:
TACCGAAAGAGATGGGGGAGAACAGAACAAACATACCGGTCACGGCAGAGATGAAGAGAATGTTGACACCCCACTTGACAGAGGCGGGAGCTCGAGAGGTGAAGTGGTCAACGACAAAGCCAAACACAAGAGTGGCAAAGTAGAAAGCAGGCAGGTAGTGGTGAACGTACTTAACACGGcccatgatgatgaagGGCAGGTAGTGGAAGAACCATCCCAGAGCGGGGATGATACCGGAGACCATGTACTTCTCAATCTGGGCGTCGGAGAAGTCGGGAATCTGTCGCTGCCATCGGATCAGGTAGACCAGAGTCATGATgccaaacacaaacagagagAAGGTGGTTCCCCACATGTTGACGGGGTTACCAAGCAGGTAGTACTTGATGATGGTGCTGCTCCATCCACAGAGTCGCAAACCGACCCAGTTGAGGGGCCACATCCAGGCCTCGGAGGCAAGCTCGTCGTGCTTATCGGGATCGGGAACAAGAGCGTTGTTGGAGGCCATCATGGCAACGTTGAGCTGAACAAAGTCTCGAATGAAGGAGGTCTTAGGAGgcttggtgttgttggcATCGGGCATTCGCTCGTTCCAGTGCTGCTCAAAGTTCCAGTGAGTGGACTTATCCTTCTTGCCAACCTTGTTGGAACAGGTGACTTCACCCTGCTTGAAACCCCAAGGAGGGAGATGGTTGCCCTTGCCAGACAGGTAGCAGCCAAGAACCTCGTGCTTGAATCGAACAGTGGTAGTCAGAGGGTGAACGACCTTGTTGTCGCCAGGGCCAAAATTGTCATAAATCTCAACGATCCAGTGGTCCTTGTTGTCTCCAATGGTCAGGTTTCCGTAACAAGACACCTCGTGGTCGCCCTTGGTGAGAGGAGCGGGGATCTGGTGAGAGTGGAGGTTTCGGCCGGTATTCAGATGGATGAATCGGATAACGTCACCGTGCTTAAGCAGCTCAATTTCGGAGGTGTTGGCGTTGTAGGCCTCTCGGTCACGAGGGGTCTCGACTCGCCACTCGTTGTTGGCATCCTTGTGGTGGTAGGTGGtgatctgctgctgctcggaTCCTTCGGGGTAAGTCTGGACGTGGGAGTGCAGAAGGCCTCCGTTGTAGCCCTGGTTCTTGAGGGTGAATCGAGAGCCGTAGGCGAGATCCTGGGGGCCGCCGACAATGTTGGTTCCCTCCAGGTTGGCCTGGAAAAGAGAAGACATGTTGGAGTCGCCAGGTCCAGACTTGGTGAGGATGATGAAATGGGCCTTGAAAGCAGCCATGAACACCAAAGTGGGCAGGATGATAAAGCCGATGATTCGGGCAACCCAGTGCATGAAGTAGGTCTTGTAAGGCATCTTGGTGTCACCGAGCTTGATCCAGAGATCGACCACAGTGTAGACACCAACCAGAGCAGTGGCAAAGAGACCGACCATCTTGACGGAAGTCACACAACCAATGGAGATGCCGgtgagcagcagagtgGTCCACCACTGCCGGGAGAAGGGCTCTCGCTGCAGGTTATGGAACCGGGCAAGACCGTAGACGGTGGTGAAGGTGAAGCAGACGAGCATGGAGTCCAGCAGAATGAATCGGCCGAGAGTCACGTAGGTGTTTTCAAACAGGATCATGGAGGTGACGAGCCACACGGTGGCCAcgttgagcttgagctccttTGCGGTGAAGTAAGCCAGGGGCACACAGAACACGTTAAACATGGCGTTAAACACTCGCATGGTGGTGTAGTCGAGATCTTCGGGGTAGGTGTGGCCGGACTCAAAACCGAAGGAACCGTTATAGCCTGCCAGGTAGCCGGACAGGCCGACCAGCATCTTTCCAAGAGGAGGATGCACATCAAAGTAGTACTCCCGCTTGAGGTAGTAGGAACCAAACTTGCCGAAATGAGCCTCGTCCCAGGTGACAATGTTAGAGACGCCGATTCGGTAGAGACGGGTGAAGAGAGCCAGGGcggtgaagatgatggGGCCCATGATTCGCTCAATCTCGTAGAAGGTGCCCTGTTCGGCGGTCGATGTGGTGGCCTTTCGGGTCTTTGTGTCCTCGGGCTCAATGACATTGTGATGGGTGGCGGACAGAGCGTTGGCCTGCTTCTCTGCAAGCCCCGTTCGGTGCCTCAGCTGGTCGCTACCAGTATCGATTCCAGTCGCGGAAGCCATTGTGTGATTTactggaggtggaaaaggTCAAAGGAAGTTACGAGTTCCAAACACGTAGCTTTTTCAAATGTCCCAAAGGCGTCCCAAAGTTTATTGGTGACACGGAGGTGCATGAGGTGCTGCTGGATTTGTCTCCATATGCACCTGGTACGGGCTGCTAAATGCCCTGTCTGTCTGGAGTAGCCTATGTGGGCGGCAGGGTGCATTTCTGTGTCGGTTTCAGTTTTTCCGCTTCCTTTTTCCATACAAGTAGGACTGCCAAATCACCTTTTAGTGTATGCTGTGGCACCGACTATATGCTGTTTCATAAAAGATGGATGCGGTGGTGGAAGCAGACGAGACAGGAGGGCTCGAGTCTCCCAAAACGGCCCTAAAAAGACGCGTCAAAAGCTCCGGATCAATTAATGGCGCTCACCAAATTGCCCACGCCCAACCCCCGTACCATAACGCATCTCTAGCACCCTCTTGTAACCACTTTCCGACCACCGCGTACCACCCCACTCACGCGTTAAACGAAACCTAGCCCCGCTCAAAGTTTGTAGGAGTCTCTACTTTCGGGGAAGAGACAGGGTCATCAGGATATGCCGAACTTATGCGTAAATCATACAGACGAAATATGcgaacaaaaaaaaaacatagCGGACGTGATTCTGATCCATGTGCTTAAAGTGCCCAACACGTTTGTTGCCCATCTACTCGTCCATACactatgtacatactgaacACGTCATCGGCCGAGCTAAGACGGGCTCTATGTACCCCGCATTAGTCTGACAAGGGCCATCTGACGCTAATGGCACGTCCTGAGTCTTTTTGGGTTGTCTTTTTTCGGTGGTGGCAAAACCGCCACTGTTCACCTCAGCTCTCCTGCCATCGCCCAGTACGTCGTATCAAGTCTGGCGTTCTGCCTCGGAGTTTGAGTGGAGCGATCGACTAACTTAAATATTACACGTATTAATCAACCCCAGCATTACCCGTAAATAATTATCCCGAAGGGGCAGTAGCAAGGAAGTGTAtttctggaggagtggagtCACACATTctggtactgtatgtactgtacgatacgagtactgtactgtactgtactcgtacaatgATTGAAGATCAAATCAGACTGTCATCCCGTATTCCGTATATCCCTTACCCCTCTGTATCTCATGTCTTTAAAGAACTGACTTCCGGATTGGCCCTTTTCGTC
Encoded here:
- a CDS encoding uncharacterized protein (Compare to YALI0C23364g, similar to uniprot|P31382 Saccharomyces cerevisiae YAL023c PMT2 mannosyltransferase, similar to Saccharomyces cerevisiae PMT2 (YAL023C) and PMT3 (YOR321W); ancestral locus Anc_7.76), whose amino-acid sequence is MASATGIDTGSDQLRHRTGLAEKQANALSATHHNVIEPEDTKTRKATTSTAEQGTFYEIERIMGPIIFTALALFTRLYRIGVSNIVTWDEAHFGKFGSYYLKREYYFDVHPPLGKMLVGLSGYLAGYNGSFGFESGHTYPEDLDYTTMRVFNAMFNVFCVPLAYFTAKELKLNVATVWLVTSMILFENTYVTLGRFILLDSMLVCFTFTTVYGLARFHNLQREPFSRQWWTTLLLTGISIGCVTSVKMVGLFATALVGVYTVVDLWIKLGDTKMPYKTYFMHWVARIIGFIILPTLVFMAAFKAHFIILTKSGPGDSNMSSLFQANLEGTNIVGGPQDLAYGSRFTLKNQGYNGGLLHSHVQTYPEGSEQQQITTYHHKDANNEWRVETPRDREAYNANTSEIELLKHGDVIRFIHLNTGRNLHSHQIPAPLTKGDHEVSCYGNLTIGDNKDHWIVEIYDNFGPGDNKVVHPLTTTVRFKHEVLGCYLSGKGNHLPPWGFKQGEVTCSNKVGKKDKSTHWNFEQHWNERMPDANNTKPPKTSFIRDFVQLNVAMMASNNALVPDPDKHDELASEAWMWPLNWVGLRLCGWSSTIIKYYLLGNPVNMWGTTFSLFVFGIMTLVYLIRWQRQIPDFSDAQIEKYMVSGIIPALGWFFHYLPFIIMGRVKYVHHYLPAFYFATLVFGFVVDHFTSRAPASVKWGVNILFISAVTGMFVLFSPISFGMEGEPGAYSYLNWLKGWKI